In Deinococcus maricopensis DSM 21211, the sequence TCCTTGATGATCTTGGTGATGTGCTGCAGGCTCTGCTCACGGGTCATCTCACTCATGCCCGCGATGCTGACACGCCCCACCGCGCGCGCTTTGCAGGGAAGCACACCGGGTGAAGGACGACTTCAGGAACCGTAACGAAACCCGCAGGGGAGGAAGCTCAGGGTTTGTAGCGCGCCGCCCGAACCTCCGAGCGGCTTTACACGAAGTTCACCAACCCCGCACGACCCGCGCGAAAGCTGAGTGGCGCGAAAGGAGTTCCACCATGCCCGACCAGCAGCAAACCGTCACCCCCCTGCCCGAACCGCAGGACTACCGCCACCGCGGCCGCCTGGAAGGCCGCGTCGCCATCGTGACCGGCAGCGAGTCGGGGATCGGGCAGGCCACCGCCGTCGAGTTCGCCCGCGAGGGTGCGGACGTCGCCGTCACGTACTTCAAGGACGAAGCGGGCGCGCAACAGACCCGCGCGGACATCGAAGCGCTCGGGCGGCGCGCCATCGTCGTGCACCTCGACCAGCGCGACGAAGCGAGCGTGAAGGCCCTGTTCGACCAGACCGTCCGCGACCTCGGCACGCCGGACATCCTCGTAAACGACGCCGGCATCGACGCGACTGGGAAGCAGGTCGCGGACATGACCGCGCAGGAATGGGACGACCGCATCCGCACGAACCTGTACGGCCCGTTCTACGCCTGCCAGCAGTTCATCCGGCTGCGCCGCGTCGCGGGCGGACGCGGGAAGATCATCAACGTCACCAGCGTCCACGAGGACATCCCCCGCGCCGGCGCGTCCGGGTACGACAGCAGCAAGGGCGCCCTGCGCAACCTCACGCGCACGCTCGCGCTGGAACTCGCCCCGGACCTCATCAACGTCAACAACCTCGCGCCCGGCATGGTCCTCACTCCCATGAACCAGGAAGCCATGGACGACCCGAAGGTGTACGCGGAGCAGGTGCAGAGCATCCCGTTCAAACGCGCGGCGCAGCCGTGGGAGATGGCACGCCTCGCCGTGTACCTCGCGTCCGCCGACGCGGACTACGCCACCGGGCAGACCTTCACGCTCGACGGGGGCCTCACCATGAATCAGGGCCAGGGGGCCTGAGCGCTTGCACGACCCGGACGCCCCGCGCGTGCCCCTGCGGGACCTCGCGCTGATCAGCGACCGCCGCACCGGCGCGCTCATCACCCGCGACGCGCAGG encodes:
- a CDS encoding SDR family NAD(P)-dependent oxidoreductase translates to MPDQQQTVTPLPEPQDYRHRGRLEGRVAIVTGSESGIGQATAVEFAREGADVAVTYFKDEAGAQQTRADIEALGRRAIVVHLDQRDEASVKALFDQTVRDLGTPDILVNDAGIDATGKQVADMTAQEWDDRIRTNLYGPFYACQQFIRLRRVAGGRGKIINVTSVHEDIPRAGASGYDSSKGALRNLTRTLALELAPDLINVNNLAPGMVLTPMNQEAMDDPKVYAEQVQSIPFKRAAQPWEMARLAVYLASADADYATGQTFTLDGGLTMNQGQGA